The following are encoded in a window of Bacillota bacterium genomic DNA:
- a CDS encoding permease — translation MLQSGLSELLEYLSAHVLTCLVPAFFIAGGISAVLSTAAVLQYFGPKT, via the coding sequence ATGCTACAAAGTGGTCTTAGTGAACTGCTGGAATATCTCTCGGCTCATGTGTTAACTTGTTTGGTACCGGCGTTTTTTATTGCCGGTGGTATTTCGGCTGTGCTTTCTACGGCAGCAGTTTTACAGTACTTCGGTCCAAAGAC